The following coding sequences lie in one Equus asinus isolate D_3611 breed Donkey chromosome 1, EquAss-T2T_v2, whole genome shotgun sequence genomic window:
- the LOC106841894 gene encoding olfactory receptor 2A2-like, whose amino-acid sequence MGSNQSWVTEFVLVGFELSADVEVLLLWVFSLFYIFSLLANGVILGLICLDPSLHTPMYFFLSHLAIIDMSYASSNVPKMLANFVNQNKNISFVPCIMQTFLYWSFAHTECLILVVMSYDRFVAICHPLQYTGIMNWRVCSVLAVTSWSCGFILALVHAILLLRLPFCGPWEVNHFFCEILSVLKLACAETWINQVVILAACVFVLVGPLCSILVSYMFIVWAILKIQSKEGRTKAFSTCLSHLCVVGLFFGIAMVVYMVPDSNQRKEWEKILTLFHSLFNPMLNPLIYSLRNAQVKGALYRALQKKRPT is encoded by the coding sequence ATGGGAAGCAACCAGTCATGGGTCACAGAGTTCGTCTTGGTGGGATTCGAGCTCAGTGCAGACGTGGAAGTGCTCCTCCTCTGGGTCTTCTCCCTCTTCTACATCTTCAGTCTCTTGGCAAATGGCGTGATCTTGGGACTCATCTGTCTGGACCCGAGTCtacacacccccatgtacttcttcctctcacACCTGGCCATCATTGACATGTCCTATGCTTCCAGTAATGTGCCCAAGATGTTGGCAAATTTTGTGAACCAGAATAAAAACATATCCTTTGTTCCATGCATTATGCAGACATTTTTGTATTGGAGTTTTGCTCACACAGAGTGCCTGATTTTGGTGGTGATGTCCTATGATAGGTTTGTGGCGATCTGCCACCCCCTCCAGTACACTGGCATCATGAACTGGAGAGTGTGCTCGGTCCTGGCTGTCACTTCCTGGTCATGTGGATTTATTCTGGCTCTGGTACATGCAATTCTCCTCTTAAGGTTGCCCTTCTGTGGGCCGTGGGAAGTGAACCACTTCTTCTGCGAAATTCTATCTGTCCTCAAGCTGGCCTGTGCTGAAACCTGGATCAACCAAGTGGTTATCCTGGCTGCCTGTGTGTTTGTCTTAGTCGGGCCCCTCTGCTCAATACTAGTCTCTTACATGTTCATCGTCTGGGCCATCCTAAAGATCCAGTCAAAGGAGGGCCGCACAAAGGCCTTCTCtacctgcctctcccacctctgtGTGGTTGGACTCTTCTTTGGCATCGCCATGGTGGTTTATATGGTCCCAGACTCCAATCAACgaaaagagtgggagaaaatactgACCCTGTTTCACAGTCTGTTTAACCCCATGCtgaaccccctcatctacagcctgaggaatgCTCAGGTGAAGGGCGCCTTGTATCGAGCACTGCAGAAGAAGAGGCCCACGTGA